The Sabethes cyaneus chromosome 3, idSabCyanKW18_F2, whole genome shotgun sequence DNA window CCGCGATTGGCCCCTATAAGGGGCTTCAGTGTGTACGGAAAGTTGTTGAGGAAACGATGAAGAACATTCATCCAATTTACAACATCAAAGCACTGATGATTAAGAAAGAACTGATGAAGGATGATAAACTAAAGGAGGAAAACTGGGAGCGTTTCTTACCGAAGTTCCAGGCCAAGAACACCACCAAGCGCAAGAAGCCAAAGGAccaacaaaagaagaaaaataaggaCAGCACACCATTCCCACCGCCGCTGCTGGAGAGCAAGGTGGACAAACAGTTGGCTTCCGGCGAGTATTTCCTCACCGACGCGCAGAAGAACGCCAAACGGACCCAGGAGCGGCGAGACAAGGAGCGAAAGGATTCCCAAAAGCAGAAGGCGCGTCGCGAAAAGGATTTCGTCGCACCGGATGAAAGCAAACCGAAGAAAGCGAAGAGCACGGCGGCCGATAAAATCGATGTAAAAGCATTGAAGGGTAAAATTGCCCAGGCGAATAAGAAAATAAAAGCTAGAAAATAGTTAACTCCATGGTTGTTTCATTTGCATCCTtaaattccttttatttgttgaaTTGTTGTTTTATTTCCCAGCAAACAGTAGAAAAACAGCTCAAGAAGAATAGGAAATAGAAACTAGGGTTTACCTAGCCGGGAACACAATTTTCCAACATCCTTCTGCCTAAGAATCAATCTCACTTCCTGCTtattacgattttttttttgtttagttcaTTCGGTTTCGCTTCTACTGCAGCAGTCCTCCGCGTAAAGCCAGCACCAAATGCAGCACGGAACCACCTTGAACCTTGTAATCCTGTGCCGTTTTGTCATCGTTCctggaagcaaaaaaaaaaaacaattgctgAGGTAGCTTAATTTCTCCGGTTCAGGCAATTAACCTACATTTGCTTGCCGGAAAAGATCAGTCGCTGCTGCTGCGGGGGAATACCTTCCTTTTCCTCTACCCGCTCCTTGATCCGATCCACCTTATCCGTCGGCTCGATGTCGATTTCGATTTCCTTTCCGGTGAGCGTCtgccaagaaaaaaaaacattcgtcATAATGCCTCTGAGTCTGACAAATAGGATGATGCTGGTATTGATTCTTCGTAAAACACTTACCTTGACTTTGATCAGCATCTTTACTGCAGTTTTATTCGAACTAGCGTAATTAAAAACGGATTTAGCGCTGGTTTTTCACTCGCGAAACGCTTATTTTCCTGGTTTTTCTGCTTGAAAGCGAGCGAACCTGAACTGTTACAAAGAAAATGACAGAAGCTTTTTTTGCTAATTTTACGAGAATCACGCTCACGCACACGGACTCGACCTTGCTTCAAAATAGTCGAGTTTGAGCTACAAAGATTTTTTCCAGTGTAGAAAAGTGATCGTTTTGAAATCGTCCtgctaaagaatctgactaaagaaaagacactggagctcagtcactcacggcctcctgtcatcattaaacctgatttgctcaacaatgattgttgtgcgtgactctgttcaaagttgctaggaaaagttcgaacaatattttttcgagctcaacatttaggcgattttatgaactgtacgatacaaatttgattgcctggtgttttcgttaggcagcacggatcgatttcgtgatgttatgatgatatttgttgccgtttgcttgcagtcattattttcagtcgcgttcatcgactgatactccgcaagttttcgagcaaaagattcagaaggtttcatcgagattcatgcgcacttggtttcgacgaactgaaaatgagttacctgtcacttctttagtcagattctttacgtCCTGCTGTCACTATCAGATTTCGGTTCAGATAAACAATGGTGCCAGATATTgataaagaatctgactaaagaagtgacaggtaactcattttcagttcgtcgaaaccaagtgcgcatgaatctcgatgaaaccttctgaatcttttgctcgaaaacttgcggagtatcagtcgatgaacgcgactgaaaataatgactgcaagcaaacggcaacaaatatcatcataacatcacgaaatcgatccgtgctgcctaacgaaaacaccaggcaatcaaatttgtatcgtacagttcataaaatcgcctaaatgttgagctcgaaaaaatattgttcgaacttttcctagcaactttgaacagagtcacgcacaacaatcattgttgagcaaatcaggtttaatgatgacaggaggccgtgagtgactgagctccagtgtcttttctttagtcagattctttagatATTGAAGTTTGAAGCTTTGGTGTATTGGTGTATTGCATATTAAAAAAACAGGCATTTTGTAGATGTTCCACATTTTCTCCGGATATGTACCTATCTGCAAAGACTTCTTCAAAATTTGAACCGATTTTAGtggataattttgattatttcccATCAGACGTGCGTTGTTTTTGATCTTGTTGACCGTCACTGTGCGGTTCTTGAAATTTTTGTGGAGTTAAGCAAAAGTCTTCCAAAATGTTTGGCATCCCTGCGGCCAAACATTCTTGATAGGAAAAAAAACAGACGAAAAAGTTCATTGTGCGTGTTTTTATCTACTGCGTGCTAGCAAAATTACTCGAAATTCGATTGTTAATTTGATCCCGTTTGttgaaaatgcaataaaaatcaGTATGAGTTTTCTGCAGATAGATTGCATTTGGGCTGTGTCTTCAAGATAGATCATACGCTGGAACTATTTGAACCAGCAGAGAAGTAAACATATTAGTCATCGATCAGCCAAATCAGCGCTTACTGTGGTCTGTGGTGTGTAGATTGTTTTGTGTGTGGGTTTGAGGAAGCAGTAACGTGGAGACGAAAAGGGGAGGAGGAATTCGTGTTTCGTCTTCTGTGTGGAAGGTGTCATCAGCCGAAGGATCGAACCAAAATAGCGAAGAACCTTGCCCCAAAAACTCACCAACGATGGAAAATGAAAGTATAGAGGTATGTACAGGAATCTGGTGTGACCTCATTCGTGTATGTTAGATTTTAGTGCACCGAATCGATCGTGCGACCTTCGAAAGTTTTTgcgaaactaacaaaatttattcATCCTTTTTTCTTCTGGCAGGAAATTTACGTTCAGCACGGGGTCACGTTGAAGAAAGCAAGTGCCACATATTTGTCGGCTCTGAACACCGAAGGAATTTTGTATTTTGGTCGCTACCAGAAGGCTCCACTGTATTTTTTCGAATGGAAACAAACGGAAACCTGCGAGGTTCTGGACATTGAATGCCAGGACAGCGGCTGGTCGTTTGTCGATACCATCGAATCCACATCCTCGATTCCAATGCAGCTGGAAAATGGCGCTTCGTGCGACAAACCATCGGATGCCAACCAACCGTCAGCGAATCAAGCGCAAAAGAGCAACAAAATATCCATTCAAGTCCTTCTGCGAGATCTGAAGGGAATGGAAATCGTCCGGAACGAGCTGCGCTTGTTTGATCAAAATTCTAGTATTCACAGCCTTTATTTGTTCCACCATGGATCGCCACATTCGTTCGTCGATTTCCTCGAACGAAAACGCTTCATTCGGAAAAGCTCACGACGGAAGCAGTTCTACGAATGCTTCCCAGAGGAACCGGACAACGACAAACTGCAGAGATCGTTTTCCGAACTGAACATCGAAGACATCCGGAGTCGACCACGGGCTAGCACGTACATGGACTTCATGTCCAAGCTGGCGACGGTGCACCAGCAGATACTTCCCATCGTTAGGCAAACGGATATCGTGTCCGGGTTTCGGTCACAACTGAATAGCCCACAGGATGATATGGAAAGTAATGACGTTGACAGTCACAATGGGGAAATACAGGAGATCAATGGTACGGAGGTGGTACCGATGATGACGAAGAAAACGCGACAACTGGTGCCAAGACCATACGCTCTGCGTGGAACGCCGTTGAGCAGCGAACAGTGGGTCGAATTTCGAGCACCCAATGGATCAATTTTGAACCCAGATCGGGTAAAGGAAATCATTTTTCGAGGGGTGAGTATAGGTTGATTACTGCAATAATTATTTTGAACAGGTCTAGGAATGAATTTAAAATTCGGTACAGCTTTAGCTGTAGAAAAAGTTTCATGacgtgtttttttaaattttctttatgATGGTATCTTATCAGCTGACTGGGCTCAACAGCTGGCGTCTTTCACGTTAGAGAGAGGGACAAGACAGCTTCACTGGACTTGTCATAACTTGATATCTCTTAATATTATTTCAAACTGATTATGATGCACAAATGCaccaaaaaaatcaataatggACTATACAGACAACAAAGGAATAACCCGTTGATATGGTGAAAAGTACTTTACTTTAAAAAAAACATCACATTCCAAACCCGATCCTGCCAACAATGAAGAGTCTTCCGAAGATCCACAAAAAGGCAGGTTATGAAATGAGAGAAATTGTTTCGGCAGTGGGATTTCCAACAGAAAAATTGGCAAAATGGCCAGTTTACTGTTTACATTGGTAGAAAGAACCGAATCAAAACAAGATTGAGATCCACTAAAGACAAAATTGAATTGTTAAATGCAGCAAGGGTTTACAAAATTGCTTGCAGCCACtgtgaaaaaatttacattgtaaaaacCAAAAGGAACCTGGGTATTCGCTTTAAGCAACACAAGTCTGAACTGAAGTTAGCAAGGCAAACAAAGAAGCAGGAAAACGGATACCTTACCCTTTTAGGTCTAAAGTAGCGGAACATATATTTGATAATATCCATCCATTAACCTCCGAAAACATCTATCTCCCACACTCTATTAATGAACCATGGGAGGAGAGTCTTGAAATATGTAAGCAACAATCCTCCTCGCTTCTTAAGAATAATCCACGAAACAATTTTTCATGACTTTTCAAGCTTATTCCAAACCTAACACGACATGGGACGGATTCCGGAGTGACTTTTTTCCATTCTGGCATTCTTGAAAATTTCCcataacataaaataaaatgcTGCTTCACCTACCAAAGTGCTGAAGAAGGCTGTAACAGTTGAAATACGAATCTGCGGACTATTTTGTGTTAGTGGATAATTTGAACAGCTATGTTATAGTTTGAGTATAACTATAGTTattataaaattttgtaaatattCACCAGGTAAATATGCAGGGTTTCGTTATTTGGTCATATCCATATGTAGCAGAATAAGAcggaaatttttttctttaccCCTTTGCTTTATATTggtcaaatcagaagaaatttgagttttcgGCTCGGCATAGGAGTATAGTCCGGAGGTTGAGCAGGGGAAAATGGTTCAAAAAACGATTTGTCTAATCATTTCAAATCGAAAGTAGCCGAACACAGTTCAAGGACAACCACCTCATATCTTCGGCGAACATCCATCTCCTTTGCACTGTTAACggaaaactagcagtcattaacttttcgtcggagagcccaatttcggaagcagtttttgggttcAGAAAtgggattctgtttatagaaatttattcacttcattcttcttgccaatctgaacacagcgaatatattttcatgaacaaaatttttgtttcaaacaaaaaaactgcttttataatttgcagaatcgatgacgaaaCATTGCACCTTAACGTTTGTTGAAAATTAGATGCTGCAGAAAGCCTACAACTTTATTGGCAGCAAACCGTCTAAATATAAAGATGTGCGTTACtcggagaggctgttagagttaataggattgcagcaactggccctgcaattgtcctgtactctaacagctggctgcaaagtctgtcgtataaaaacagaaggtcaagtttcgataacggaatgtagcacctagcctttgctttgctttgggtTACCATTACATATGAATATTTAAACTTTTGAAATGTATGGAATTAGGACACCTTACGGTATCTAGCATAGCAGAACATAATCGACCATACACATCATGTATGgcttttttatattgtttatgcagggacaAAAttttcatagacagcaccttcacggtgccgaataggattcgcaaggtgccaacatgcgcctacctatttaaaactctcctgctgccaattccagaaactgggtaaggaaaaagtttacctcaccatgtcttctaccgatccaggacgatatgttctgccaacgcctaatagagtccagcctaactctgtccctagcgcccctgacgttccacTGCCTAGGGCACTCAATGTCCTCACCTAGAtgtatgcatatgggaatcatgactgcaataaccccaatcgcatccaacgatgtggtacggtagccgcacgcaacgcgcagtgccaacagcctgaacaccttgttcagacatgcttGATTGCGCTTAATCTCCAAAGCCGTGGCCCATACCGGTGCACCATACCGTtccaccgacatggcaacgctggcgtctcttactgctgctaggaccgtagccgttcggcagtaaccgccgttgacgctttaccacaagcataatccacatggctggtgaagttcatcctgttgtctgccataacacccagctacttcacacttcgtttggagacaatcacctgtcctccaacgattattttggaCTCTAAGGCCGACTTGCGATTTCTGATCATCACTGCTTTCGTCttgtggtgggccaatcgtagattgacgcccgccatccaaccctctattatacttatggcgtccgatgccagtatttccacctcctctagaaactcgcctaccactgtaaggacgatatcatcggcgaaaccagtgatctcgaccccagtggAATCGAgtcctgtggaacacccgctgtcactttgtacttcttcgccccatccgccgtgtcgtacactagcgtccggttctcgaagtaacttttaagcaaccttCATAGAaggtccggtaccctcatcctatgcagcgctaacgcgattgcaccccagttagcgctgttaaaggcgtttttgacatcgattgtcactatggcacaatacctgtcgcttCGTCTTTTCCGTtgcataggcttctcggccctctccaccacggactttatggtGTCTACAgaggacttccccttacggatgCCAAACTACGagcttgccagtccgacatcactgtcaaccacaggcgtcagcctgtttaggattacccgctctagcaatttgcctaacgtgtccaataggcaaattggcctgtacgacgagggatcaccaggcggtttccccggctttggcagcagtaccaatcttttgACTTTccaccgggcgctttcttcgtttttaaatccctggcaattacgacgagttcctcattcgtgaccggaatgaggacatcattTGATTGATCGTACGGGGTTGGAGggcaccaaactggatcgtgttgcggaaagagcccttccacgatgactttcagcttttgagagcaggtttcctgcggagcggatgtacccttcatctttttcgtcaccacctggtatgcaccaccccaggggttcgaatccgcatcgcggcatagctcctgaaaacaggatttcttgctacgcctgaCCTCCTTGTTGAGCGCCAACCTGGCTGCTCTAAGTTCGACCCCTCGAGCTTCAGcgtctgcatcggtccgggtcctctgcgctagccttctcgctctgtggcacctggagcgGAGCTGGGCAACGGTATCACTCCAACAGTATACCAAGcgactcaggttcgagcggttgctctttgcgctgagtgcttcaacgaacaggtctttgtcgaaggacttcactttccacctcctccctgtcgacttcaacccgcgtggccgtagcatccgtcgttcaatcgtgtaccgtatagcttggtggtcgctatgcgtgtactcatctgacaccttggcaagcaacgttgggctgcagaaggtgatatcgatgatcgattgttgtacccccctacaaaaggtactgacggatcccacgttagccaggcAAACATTcggcttggacagagcttccagcaagctttgccccctaggggtagtgcacctgctaccccttTAGATAGCCCAAGCATTGAGGAGGAGACCAATGGCAACGGGTTTGCGACCCGTGagctcgtcggtgagcacgtctagcatcccgtcaaactgctccggcgaccacctaggtggagcgtagcagctacagatgcagacgccatcgaccacagcaatcacgaacccttcttggttggacgaaaccacctcctggatcggctatctacccatcacagcaaccgctgccatccgacccttgtcgattaTCCAGTTGGCGCCGCTCCGGGGGatccggtagggatccgcgataatggcaatatcgcaccccgtttcggctgccgtttgccaaagcaactcctgtgccgtctGTCCTATACACAGTGGACACCTGTGGCATGCATATTTCCCGCTtcggctgtgcagagcaagcacctggggggattgctacatcccctgacgaagtggccatcttcggcgcaccgcctgcacagcttagaccgatcgggggccttacacttgccggcccgatggccaaagcccatacacctgaaacagcgttcaaTACGCCGTTTGGACGCAAGTGTACAGACTGACCagcctaccttaattttgccagacgccaacattttgttggcgatgacctctggcacgtttaaggttgcggtttgcatatcgccttccgcaaccggatgtctgcgggtgccacatcgacattaagctgatcccgcagagcatccttCAGGCTCTATTAGGCGTTGCCGTCGTAATttcgtcgaggtttttacactcgacaagaacacgctgcgacagcgccttgaccTGGCCCATTTcacccagggactgctcaaccaaTTCCCTGTAGTTCGAGCTCTGAACCGTTGGGTCCGttttgagctcgaagagcatatcccTCGCCTGGGCTCGGCGGGTCTTCaccacgttggccccaagctcctgcaggattacctgtcagcttcactactaagacgtcgcacagtgcgttgaacgtatgggactgtgggacaaaaatcaaaactgctaattttagacattttatcaagctagtgtaatgaaaaaagtagtttgtgataatcgaagctagtatttgcttaaatgtcttaaaatatttacataatggcaaaaatgtcccaaacgccaaatttttaCGCAAGCTTTGCCAGAGTTTTTTATCATTATATGGGTTACCGTCggctatataactaccaaagttgtttgtgaaaacggcatttgtactagaaatactttggtaaattcagcaatgccatctagtgttagattgagcagcactcgaagatcaactttggctgcaatttcggtaatcgaaaagttttccttcagtgcatgaaagcttggaaagctatgtttatggaagacgtttaagcatttctaagcaaaatatactttcgcactaacaaatctatatctgtgaacagagctagtgtttaagtaatacttaagccttttttactattctcagccgtaacggaaaagtaaataataattttccgtggcataatttcaGACAAAGTCTGCCACTCGACGTTCTGGTTTTGTtgggcaatttttgaaaaccttttaattagaCCCACAATACGAGTTTCCAGCAGGAAAATCGTTATCATTGattcgtcattattatcaacccgagaaacggaagaaaacggcagccggtattaagtttattaatttttttaaagaaatatttactcgctatatgaaataaaatcgctttaagtttaattttgaacagcaatagcacaaagcttcataaacagtggtttcttttaacagggataacataatatagtagaatcaacggaaatctgacggtttaACAGCGCTTTGATATTGAAAcatcttgcagagttgcaggtagttgcagctgaaacctgttcgatcttgttggagacactttgaacaattattctgtgtatattttagcttggaagtcggtggaacattttttaaatcagtaatcaaagttgtagttctgtttttttgaaggacaatatctatgtcgtttctatggagcgattttttaggagtgaggtcaaaatgaattccttctataaccaaaatttattctactaatCTTGAATGTTATcctccattttaaagattttgattacacaaactgtgaaacttttacgagcgtgatgaataaccttcaaaaataaaagcaaaatttgtaagcaAAATCCACTCGgcaacttgacagtttgaacgcttgtaatagtagttgtgacgctttcccaagcaaactaatacttgtttatatagcagaaggcaCCTATAAACAATTCTAAATAGTTAGTATGCCCGactaaaaaaaagtgaaaaacgatttttgtctatggctcaacgcactgtgcgtcgCCCTTATGAGcccgccttggctttggctttgcagccgcagcctcgcccGTTTTGGGCTTAGGCgatttacgcctaaccacccgtCAGTCGCCCTCCCCGGTCCCGGCAGCACCATCCGGAACCGCCTCCGCGTGTTCGCTAGTAGAGGCGCGatccgaagtccgctgcctcttggccaccagcgttgttccatggtcgggcgtagccgccttgcgcttggcaagcggcgtacacgcttgactaggcatggccatagccttagcggctatgaccagagcttcgacgatctcgcatcgctgcagaagctcctgcctctccacctcggcagctatgacggtagagcggaggctcaccgccagctttttaatgtcgaggtggacatttgagctcgagttgatgaacgagtacaagtCGTCCATTaaccttttggcttcctccaggtTGCTACTGGCGCACCCTTACAATCGCAGAATGAGAAAGGAAACGCAAGAGGTACTGGAAATTAAAAGCTGACTTTGTTGATAGAATTCAGAATTTGAATCcgcta harbors:
- the LOC128741699 gene encoding NEDD8, whose amino-acid sequence is MLIKVKTLTGKEIEIDIEPTDKVDRIKERVEEKEGIPPQQQRLIFSGKQMNDDKTAQDYKVQGGSVLHLVLALRGGLLQ